Proteins encoded within one genomic window of Candidatus Desulfarcum epimagneticum:
- the pyrR gene encoding Pyrimidine operon regulatory protein / Uracil phosphoribosyltransferase — protein MSDQGIIQTICDQADMEKIVSKMAHDILVARGNAGDMALIGIQTRGVYLARRIQKQIQAIKGAAPPAGSIDITLYRDDWTRISLHPVVRETRIDFSVDAMRAILVDDVIFTGRTIRAAMNALIDFGRPDRIEAAVMVDRGFRELPIHPDYTGKTIRTKPEETVDVRLSEHDGMDRIDIRREEGAP, from the coding sequence GTGTCGGACCAGGGCATAATCCAGACCATTTGCGACCAGGCGGATATGGAAAAAATCGTTTCAAAGATGGCCCATGACATACTGGTCGCGCGCGGAAACGCCGGCGACATGGCGCTCATCGGCATCCAGACCCGGGGCGTTTACTTAGCCAGACGAATCCAGAAACAAATCCAGGCCATCAAGGGCGCCGCCCCGCCCGCGGGCTCCATCGACATCACCCTGTACCGGGACGACTGGACCCGCATCAGCCTCCATCCCGTGGTCCGGGAAACCCGGATCGACTTTTCGGTGGACGCCATGCGGGCCATCCTGGTGGACGATGTGATCTTCACCGGCCGGACCATCCGGGCCGCCATGAACGCCCTGATCGATTTCGGCCGGCCGGACCGAATCGAGGCGGCGGTCATGGTGGATCGGGGGTTCAGGGAGCTTCCCATTCACCCCGATTACACGGGCAAAACCATCCGGACCAAACCGGAGGAGACGGTGGATGTGCGTCTTTCGGAGCATGACGGAATGGACCGGATCGACATCCGCAGGGAGGAGGGCGCCCCATGA
- the moaB gene encoding Molybdenum cofactor biosynthesis protein B, protein MTASVTAHKKKAPRELRVAILTVSTTRGLAEDKSGKWMAGQAARNGFRVVFHDVAPDDADVIRNEAASIIENYRPHALLVSGGTGVSPKDVTIEALRPVFEKEMTAFAAIFAQLSYERIDSAAILSRAAAGIWKNAVIFCMPGSIKACKLACKHIIFPELGHVAKHLQE, encoded by the coding sequence ATGACGGCGAGCGTGACCGCGCATAAAAAAAAGGCGCCCCGGGAGTTAAGGGTGGCCATATTGACCGTGTCCACCACCCGGGGCCTGGCCGAGGACAAAAGCGGAAAATGGATGGCCGGCCAGGCCGCCCGAAACGGCTTTCGGGTGGTGTTTCACGACGTGGCGCCGGACGACGCCGACGTGATCCGGAACGAGGCGGCGTCCATCATTGAAAACTACCGCCCCCACGCCCTGCTGGTGTCCGGGGGCACCGGCGTCAGCCCCAAAGACGTCACCATCGAGGCCCTGCGCCCGGTTTTTGAAAAGGAAATGACGGCGTTTGCCGCCATCTTCGCCCAGCTGAGCTATGAGCGGATCGACTCCGCCGCGATTTTATCCAGGGCCGCGGCCGGGATCTGGAAAAACGCCGTCATCTTCTGCATGCCCGGCAGCATCAAGGCCTGCAAGCTGGCCTGCAAGCACATTATTTTCCCGGAGCTGGGGCATGTGGCCAAACATTTACAGGAGTAA
- a CDS encoding conserved hypothetical protein (Evidence 4 : Unknown function but conserved in other organisms), with amino-acid sequence MDEIRMTGEMRTDYDCEATGFPAQRWGEAVFTVGDEEIILEVSVEDDAIVSIMAGESGWKGTLKGLKKMLEDQKK; translated from the coding sequence ATGGACGAAATCCGAATGACCGGCGAGATGAGAACCGATTATGACTGCGAGGCCACGGGCTTCCCGGCCCAGAGATGGGGCGAGGCCGTGTTCACAGTGGGCGACGAGGAGATCATTCTGGAGGTCAGCGTGGAAGACGACGCCATCGTCTCCATCATGGCCGGGGAATCGGGATGGAAGGGGACTCTCAAGGGGCTCAAAAAGATGCTGGAAGATCAGAAGAAATGA
- a CDS encoding conserved hypothetical protein (Evidence 4 : Unknown function but conserved in other organisms), which produces MSFKENILKKIQIKRLAEAVLSSIGPPGSGASTDLESMRLLLEMREFPMETKRGLDLYFLEKSPDPETGRPLILALDNELAIYRTFPEDAAMRKNPLIKEMVHILKIIKILNDGDVLVSKRDVSLETVREKCLADLDLSFQASDIEALAEDGRVAFELSIVPQWEESLVIFAEILGYGPLPKPFETPGSKALGAVGQGPDGEAICGPIVLYDKIQGALGLMEETIGARDREGRRALKKTASGMASPAFEGAGVFGRLKTYVLEKG; this is translated from the coding sequence ATGTCTTTTAAAGAAAACATATTAAAAAAAATCCAAATCAAACGCCTGGCCGAGGCGGTCCTGTCCTCCATCGGCCCCCCGGGAAGCGGCGCGTCCACGGACCTGGAAAGCATGCGCCTTCTTCTGGAAATGAGGGAATTTCCAATGGAAACCAAGCGGGGCCTGGATCTGTATTTCCTTGAAAAGTCCCCGGACCCTGAAACGGGCAGGCCCCTGATCCTGGCTCTGGACAACGAGCTGGCCATCTACCGGACCTTTCCCGAAGACGCGGCCATGAGGAAAAACCCGCTGATCAAAGAGATGGTCCACATCCTGAAGATCATTAAAATACTCAACGACGGCGATGTGCTTGTCAGCAAAAGGGACGTGTCCCTTGAAACCGTCCGGGAAAAATGTCTGGCGGACCTGGATCTGTCGTTTCAGGCATCCGACATCGAGGCCCTGGCCGAGGACGGCCGCGTCGCCTTTGAGCTTTCCATCGTCCCGCAATGGGAGGAAAGCCTTGTGATTTTCGCCGAAATCCTGGGATACGGGCCTTTGCCCAAACCCTTTGAAACGCCCGGCTCAAAGGCCCTGGGCGCCGTGGGCCAGGGCCCGGACGGCGAGGCGATCTGCGGACCCATCGTCCTTTACGACAAAATTCAAGGCGCGCTGGGGCTCATGGAGGAAACAATCGGCGCCCGGGACCGGGAAGGGCGCCGCGCGCTGAAAAAGACCGCCTCCGGAATGGCAAGCCCCGCTTTTGAAGGCGCCGGGGTTTTTGGGCGGTTGAAAACATATGTCCTGGAAAAAGGATAA
- a CDS encoding conserved hypothetical protein (Evidence 4 : Unknown function but conserved in other organisms): MKPFHLLLEARPFCVFDRSAMEKLEKSDLIITDMRGSGVGDPAFMEAAGNAHAVLCGNDLVVDEAFLNTAPNLKAVSKFGVGLDTVDVEAATRHKVAVFNTPGANKDAVADHTFALMLSVARKIIPCDSGLREKRWEHTKIMGVEIWKKTLGLMGLGAIGRSVALRAKGFQMEIAACDPFWPEEFARENDIRRVELEELLKISDILSIHSPLTPENKGIIDQKAFETMKASAFLINAARGGIVNEADLFAALENKTIAGAGIDVFDEEPPVSSPLLKLDNVVLTPHTAAFTHEAMNNMSMGAADQALEFFSGKKPAHMVNPDVFTPV, translated from the coding sequence ATGAAACCGTTTCATTTACTTCTGGAAGCCAGACCTTTTTGCGTGTTTGACCGCTCGGCCATGGAAAAGCTTGAAAAATCGGACCTGATCATCACGGACATGCGTGGCTCGGGCGTGGGCGACCCGGCCTTCATGGAGGCGGCGGGAAACGCCCACGCCGTTTTATGCGGAAACGATCTGGTGGTGGACGAGGCGTTTTTAAACACGGCCCCGAATTTAAAGGCCGTCTCCAAATTCGGTGTGGGGCTGGACACGGTGGACGTCGAGGCCGCCACCCGCCATAAGGTGGCGGTGTTCAACACCCCGGGCGCCAACAAAGACGCGGTGGCGGACCACACCTTCGCCCTGATGCTGAGCGTGGCCCGGAAAATCATTCCCTGCGACTCGGGCCTTCGCGAAAAACGCTGGGAGCACACGAAAATCATGGGGGTGGAAATCTGGAAAAAAACCCTGGGGCTCATGGGCCTTGGGGCCATCGGCCGGAGCGTGGCCCTTCGGGCCAAAGGATTCCAAATGGAAATCGCGGCCTGTGATCCCTTCTGGCCCGAGGAATTCGCCCGTGAAAACGACATCCGGCGCGTGGAGCTGGAGGAGCTTTTGAAAATATCCGACATCTTAAGCATCCATTCGCCCCTGACCCCGGAGAACAAAGGGATCATCGACCAAAAGGCGTTTGAGACGATGAAGGCCTCGGCCTTTCTCATCAACGCGGCCCGGGGGGGAATCGTCAACGAGGCCGATCTGTTCGCGGCCCTGGAAAACAAAACCATCGCCGGGGCCGGAATTGATGTGTTCGATGAGGAGCCGCCGGTTTCCTCGCCCCTCCTCAAGCTGGACAACGTGGTCCTCACCCCGCACACGGCGGCCTTCACCCATGAGGCCATGAACAACATGAGCATGGGGGCGGCGGACCAGGCCCTGGAATTTTTCAGCGGGAAAAAACCGGCGCATATGGTGAATCCGGACGTTTTCACACCTGTTTGA